Within the Microbacterium terricola genome, the region ATCCAGTCCCTTAGATAGAGAGTGATCCGTCCGACCTCATGCGGCTCTAAGAGGTTGTTGTGTGCGACGATGTTGCGGCTCTTCTCAAGCTCATCGAAGCGACTCACCACCCAGTTGACGTCGGGAAACAGATCCTCGAACTGCTCCCAGTTGTTCTGGATGAGGGAGGCGAGGTCGCCGAAGTCGGTGTAGTAGATCTCGGTGGCGCCGCGTCGCATATGCCAGCGGTCCTTGCCCTCGCTTTTCTGGCGACCCTCCACCTTCCGCCTGACCGGCGCGGTAGCTGCGGTGTCCCACCACTCGGCACCGAGTCGTTCGGCCAAACGCTCGCTTACGACGTCGCGTACTGAGTTCTCGAACACGAAGAACGCGAGGTAGGCCGGGAGCGCTTTCATCGCAGACGCTCGTAGGTCCGCAGAAAAATCTTCTAGGGGCATGACCCGCTGCAGTGCTTGCGGGTCGGTTGGGGCTCTCACAGCGATACCCTCTGCCTCCAGGTCATTGAGCGCATCTTCAACAGTCAGACCAGCGAAGAGCCACTCACGGAGCGACGAGTCAGTCACATTAGCTCCGCTTTGATCGCCTGGAAGATCGCCCTATAGACGCTGACCTCGGTTGTCGGCGGAAGGTGGATATGAATGTCGTGATGCAATTGGAATAGCCCGCTGCCAACGCCGCTACTGCCCGTGCCCCCGCTGCCTCCCTCCGCATTGCGTGTCTCGTCTGGAGAGTTCACCTCCGTGGGCTGGTCGTCGACCTGTGTCTTCTTATCGGCTGCACCGGCGGACCAGTCGGCCTTATCGCTCAGTGCCTTAAACGTCGAGGCAGTCTTCTGTGCGACCGCATCGCCCGCGCCCGTCACCGTCTTCACGATGCCCTGAACCTGAGAAACCGACTTCTCGTAAACCTTCTGATCAGCCATGAATAGGTCGGGCCAGCCTTCACGGAGACCGGTCGCAAGAGCTTTGCCAGGGTCGCCTTTGAACTCGTTGTACCGCTGGGTAGGCGTACCGTCCGCGCTGATGAATCCCAAAGACCGCAGGACCTTGACCATTGCTCGGTCGTTGGACGAGCCAAACCCGAGTGTCGATTTGAGAAAATCATGGGTGAACTTGGGAGGCGTGCCCGCAGACCGAATCTTGTCCAAAATCGCTGCGACGTTGACGACAGAAGGCATGTACGGGATCTCAGCGGCCATTTGTCTCCTTTGAGAGATGCGATACGAGTTGTGCACATCCTGGCAGGGAAATGCGCGATATCTTGACCGACCGAGCCGTCCTGGGCTCGGGTTGACCAGCTCGGTCGTGAAGCGACGGCGCAAGGGTCATTTCGGACTGTCGATAGACAGGCAGCCGCCCGTGGTCTGCGCGGGCGATGCGCAATGTGCGTGCCCAAACCGAGCGCATGCACGCTCAGGGATCCACCCCAGATCGGTTGATGCGGTGAATGACCATCCGATGGGGTGGGTCGCCGGTTGACGGTTAGGCGTTCGGTGTGCGCCAGTCCTGCCTCACGGCCCACTGCTTGAAAGTCGTGGTGGTCAGTCCGTATCGGGCCGCGTGGTTGGGTCGAGCGGGGTAGCCGACGAGGTCATCCCAGTTCCTGCCGGGGGCGTTGGGGGCCCCGGTGATCTGTTCCCACTCCTCTGGAGCATTGAAAACGGGAGTGATCTGTCGGTTCGCGACTGCAGAGATCGTGTCGGCGATCTCGGGGAAGGTGAGCAAGTCCCCCGCGAACTCGATCTCGGCTTCGTGGAATGTGTCGGGGTCGGCGACGAATGCGGCGACGGCTGCTCCGAGGTCTTCCGCGTTGATCAGAGCCATCGCGGTCTTGGGCCCTGTCGTCGTCACCAGCCTCCCCTCGGGCAGCTCGGGGAACATGTCGAGGCGTTTGCCGGGGAGCAGGTTGTCCATGTACCAGGCGGGCTTGATGATGGTCCAGCGGTCGATGCCCGACTGGCGGACCGCGTCTTCGGCCGCCTCTTTGTTGTCCCAGTACGTTCGGAACAGCGCGCTCTGGTCGTAGCCCGGGTAGCGGCTGCGCCATCCGGTGCCTGATACGGATGTGTGAATGAGCTGCGCGACGTCAGCTCGCTTTGCTGCCGTGGCGATGTTCCGTGCCTGTCGCTGCTCGGAGTCGAGGTCGGCCGGGTCGGAGGCGAACAATTGCACGGAGAACACGACGTCATGTCCCGCGCTGGCCGCTTCCAAAGAGGCAACGTTCTCCAAGTCACCCGTCGCGAGGGCGACGCCCCGCTCGGCGAGAGCGCGCGCCGGCGCCGACTCGGGGTTGCGCACGAAGGCGGTCACTTCGTGACCTCCGTGCAGGAGCGCTTGGACGACAGCGCCGCCCTGCATTCCGGTCGCCCCGGTGACCAGGGCCCTCTTTGTGTTCGTCTCGGTCACTACGGTCTCTTCTCTCGGTCGATCTTGATAGACAACTCGGGTACCCCTGGTGCGGTGTTTAGAAGACGAGCACGGGGCGTCCCCGCACTCCGCCCTGTTCGATGACGCGATGCGCTTCGGTGACCTGCTCGAGCGGGTAGGTCCCGGCGACGCGGAGCGTGAGGGCGCCGGCCTGGGCCAGGTCGCGGAGCTGGGTCAGAGCGGCGGTGTCTCTCATGCGGTCGTAGATGAAGACGGGGAACCAGCGCACGCCTCGGTCGGGGTTGCCGGTGAATCCCTTCACGGTCGCGATGGCGCCGTCGTCGCGCACCGCGGCTGCGATCGCCTCGCCGACCGATCCTGCGTCGATGACACCGTCGACACCGTCGGGTCGCAGCTCGCGGACGGCCGCAGGAAACGT harbors:
- a CDS encoding Swt1 family HEPN domain-containing protein produces the protein MTDSSLREWLFAGLTVEDALNDLEAEGIAVRAPTDPQALQRVMPLEDFSADLRASAMKALPAYLAFFVFENSVRDVVSERLAERLGAEWWDTAATAPVRRKVEGRQKSEGKDRWHMRRGATEIYYTDFGDLASLIQNNWEQFEDLFPDVNWVVSRFDELEKSRNIVAHNNLLEPHEVGRITLYLRDWIRQVG
- a CDS encoding DUF5343 domain-containing protein — protein: MAAEIPYMPSVVNVAAILDKIRSAGTPPKFTHDFLKSTLGFGSSNDRAMVKVLRSLGFISADGTPTQRYNEFKGDPGKALATGLREGWPDLFMADQKVYEKSVSQVQGIVKTVTGAGDAVAQKTASTFKALSDKADWSAGAADKKTQVDDQPTEVNSPDETRNAEGGSGGTGSSGVGSGLFQLHHDIHIHLPPTTEVSVYRAIFQAIKAELM
- a CDS encoding NmrA/HSCARG family protein, which translates into the protein MTETNTKRALVTGATGMQGGAVVQALLHGGHEVTAFVRNPESAPARALAERGVALATGDLENVASLEAASAGHDVVFSVQLFASDPADLDSEQRQARNIATAAKRADVAQLIHTSVSGTGWRSRYPGYDQSALFRTYWDNKEAAEDAVRQSGIDRWTIIKPAWYMDNLLPGKRLDMFPELPEGRLVTTTGPKTAMALINAEDLGAAVAAFVADPDTFHEAEIEFAGDLLTFPEIADTISAVANRQITPVFNAPEEWEQITGAPNAPGRNWDDLVGYPARPNHAARYGLTTTTFKQWAVRQDWRTPNA